The DNA region GGCTGGGTCATCAGGGTCGTCGACAGTCCGCGTACCGTCGCGGTCAGCAGCACCCGCTGCAGCGCCTGCCCGGCCCGCAACCAGTCACGGGGGCCGTCGGCGGTGGTGTACAGCACGGCCAGCACCGGGGAGTCCTCGAAGGCGGCGACCCGCCGGCGCCGGGCCGGCCAGACCAGGCCGAAGTCGCGCACCGGCACGGTGCGGGGGACCGGCCACGGTCCGAATGCCTGCGGCGGTACGCCGTCGAGCCGACCTGGCCGCTCCCGGGTCCACCGCTCCAGCTCCACCCAGTACGCCGGATCGGCGCGTCGCCGGTCCTCGGCGGTGCCGATCAGAGCCACCACCGAAGGGCCGGCCAGCGGGTCGACCACGGCCAACCGGCCGTGCTCGGTGCGGGCGGCGGCGACGAGCTCGTCGAGCACCTCGGGCGGCACCGGCAGGTCGGTGAAGGGCCGCCGGTTGGTGCGCCGGTGGGCGACGGCGCGGGCCAGCAGCCGGACCGTCTCGTCGGCATCGACCGGCGCGCCGACGGCGATCCGGGCCAGCAGGTCCGGCTGTCCCGGTTCGGGCAGCAGCCGCAGCACCGGGGTCCGCCCGTGGGCGAGCATCGCCACCCGCAGGTTGAACACGGCGGCACCGACGCTGATCGTCAGCTCCCGCCCGTCCGGGTCGATCAGGTCGACCTGGCGTTGCCGGTCGGCCAGGACGTCGACGCCGTCGGGGTGCGGCCGGAACCGCCACGGCTGGCTGTTGTGCACCGACGGCGCGGCGCCGGCCGCTTCCAGACAGGCCGCCATCAGCGGGCCCGGTCGGCCGTTCCAGCCCCATCCGGTGTTCATCGCCACCCACCACCCTTTCTGCGCGAACCGCCTCACCCGCCTTTACTGTCGTCCAGATCGCCGCGGCCGGGCAGGGGCGTTGCGCCGCAAGCCGGCAGGCACTGCGTCCCGCCCGGGCGGGACCTCCGACCCTGTCGCCGACGGTGTGTCGTCGGCTGCCATGGAGGTCCGTGGTAGCTGCCACGGGGGTGCCTGCGAGGCGGAGGTTGGAGCCCGATGATCCGGACCATCGATCTGCTCGACGACCATCCGTTCCTGGCCGGGCTGCCCCGGCCCTGGCTGGAACGGCTGTCTTACCAGGCCCGCCCGGGGGTGCGTCACCCCGGTCAGCGGATCTTCCAGCAGGGCCGGGCGGCGGACCGGTTCTGGTTGCTGCGCTCCGGTGAGGTCACGCTGGATTTCCCGGTGCCGGGCCGGGGCGACATCGCCATCGAGACGATCACGGCCGGCAGCGTGCTGGGCTGGTCCTGGCTGTTCGCGCCGTACCGGTGGGAGTTCGGCGCGGTCGCGGTGGCGCGGACGTTGACCATCGAGTTCGACGCGGCCGGTACCCGCCGGCTGATCGCCGAGGACGACGCGCTCGGTCGGGAGCTGACCACTCGGTTCATGCGAGTGGTGGTCGACCGGTTGCACGCGGCCCGGACCCGGTTGATCGAGCTGTACCAGCCGGCACCGCCGTCGGTCGGTGAAGTGACCGGTGGGTAATCGGACCCGGTGTGCGAACGCTCCCGGCACCCCCCTCGTTGGAAGCGTGTCTGCCAAGCCGGAGCTCAGGGCGCGGTTCAGCATGATGCATTGTCTCGACAGGCATCGATTCAGCTGATGGGGTGACGGCCGGGCTCCCGGACCTCCCCGCTGCGCGCCGTGCCTCGGCTGGCCGCCACGTCGTCGAGGGGAGACAGATGAGCAACGAGTACGCCACCCGGCACCTGCCCGTGGTCGTGATCGGCGCCGGCCCGGTAGGTCTGGCCGCCGCCGCCCATCTCGCCGGGCACCGGGTCCCGTCGGTGGTGCTGGAAGCGGGCGACACCGCCGGTGCCGCGATCCGCAACTGGCAGCACGTACGGCTGTTCAGCCGTTGGCGGGACAACATCGACCCGGTTGCCGGCCGGCTGCTCGACACCGCCGGCTGGCCGGCGCCCGATCCGCTGCGGTACCCGACCGGGGCCGAGCTGATCGACGACTACCTGCTGCCACTGGCCGACCTGCCTGTCCTGGCCGACCGGATCCGCTACGGCGCCCGGGTGACCGGCATCGCCCGGCTGGGGATCGACCGGCTGGCGGGCGCCGACCGGCTGCCCGGCACCGACCGGGCCGACACCCCGTTCGTCGTGCGCCTCGACGACGGAACCGAACAGCTCGCCCGGGCCGTGATCGACGCCTCTGGGACCTGGCACACCCCGAACCACCTCGGCGGCGAGGGCCTGCCCGCCCTCGGCGAGTCGGCCGCCGCCGCGTACCTGGACTTCGCCCTGCCCGACGTGCTCGGCACCGACCGGCCGGCGCACGCGGGTCGACACACGGTCGTGGTCGGAGCCGGCCACTCCGCCGCCAACACCCTGCTCGACCTGATCGACCTCGCCGGTGCCGCGCCCGGCACCCGGATCACCTGGGCGGTCCGGCGGGTCGACGCCGACCCGGTGTTCGCCGCCGACGACGCCGACGCTTTGCCGGCCCGGGGCGCGATCGGTACCGGGCTGCGCCGACTCGTCGACACCGGGCGGGTCACCCTGGCCGCCGGCTTCGTCACCCACCGGGTGGAGCGGTGCACGGCGGCCGGACCGGTCCGGCTGGTCAGCCGCGACGGCCGGTCGATCGTCGCCGACCGGGTGGTGGTCGCCACCGGGTTCCGCGCCGACCACCGCCTCGCCGCCGAGCTGCGTCTGGACCTCGACCCGGTGCTCGGCACCAGTCGGGGGCTGGCCGCCCTGCTCGACCCCGACCGCCCCCGGGGCGGGCCGGCACCGGCGCACGGGGTGGCCGAACTGCGCCATCCCGAGCGCGGCTACTTCGTCGTCGGCGTCAAGAGCTACGGCCGGTCGACGGGGTTCCTGATGGCCACCGGATACCGCCAGGTGCGACAGGTCACCGCCGCGCTGGCCAGCGGACCCGCTGGCGACCGTCGCGGCACCAGCCATCCGTTGCGCTGGCCGCCGGTGTGGCCGCGCCGTACGGCGGCCACCACCGGTCGCGCCGGCCGGTCCGTAGCCGACCTCAGTAGACGGTGATACCTCAGTAGACGGTGAGGCCACGGTCGCGGAACTGTCGCCGTACCCGCTGCAGGAGCGCGTCGTCCGGCGGCGGGGTGTCGGCCAGCGGAAAGTCCAGGCCGAGCTCGGTGTACTTGTGGGCTCCGAGCCGGTGGAACGGCAGCACCTCGACCCGCTGGACGCTTGCCAGGCTGGCCGCCACCTCGGCCACTCCGGCCACGTTCTCCTCCGCGTCGGTCAACCCGGGCACCAGCACGAACCGGATCCAGATCGGGGTGCCCCGGTCGGCGAGCCGGCGGGCGAACCGCAGCGTCGGGTCCACCCGGCCGGTCCGGGTCACCCGCCGATAGGTCTGCGGGTCGGACGACTTGATGTCCAGCAGCACCAGGTCGGTGACGTCGAGCAGCGCGTCGTCGGCCCGGGCCCCGAGGAACCCGGAAGTGTCCAGAGCGGTGTGCAGCCCGGCGTCGTGACACCGGCGCAGCACCGCGCGGACGAAGTCCGGCTGCATCAGCGGCTCACCGCCGCTGAGCGTCACCCCGCCGCCAGCGACCGAGATGAATCGCTGGTAGCGCAGGACCTGCGTGACCAGCGCGTCGTCGGTGGTCGGGGTGCCGCTGCGGCGAAACCAGGTGTCCGGGCTGTGGCAGAACTGGCAGCGCAGTGGACAGCCGGCGAGGAAGGCGACGAACCGGGTACCGGGGCCGTCCACCCCGATCGACACGTCGTAGGAGTGGACCGCCCCGGTGGTGGTCATGTCACAGCTCGCCGTGGAAGGTCCGGGAGATGACGTCGCGCTGCTGCTCGGTGGTGAGCCGGACGAAGTTCACCGCGTACCCGGAGACCCGGATGGTCAGCTGTGGATACCGTTGCGGATGCGCCATCGCGTCCTCCAGGGTCGCCCGGTCGAGCACGTTGACGTTGAGGTGGAAGCCGCCGCCGTCGGTGTAGCCGTCCAGCACGCCGACCAGGTTCGCCACCCGCTCCGCCGGGGTGCGGCCCAACCCGGCCGGGGTCACTGTGGTCGTCAACGAGATGCCGTCGCGGGCGCAGTCGTAGGGCAGCTTCGCCACCGACATCGCCGCCGCCACCAGTCCGTGCCGGTCCCGGCCGTTCATCGGGTTGGCTCCCGGGGCGAACGGTTCCCCGGCCCGGCGCCCGTCCGGGGTGTGCCCGGTGTGCTTGCCGTAGACCACGTTCGAGGTGATGGTCAGCACCGACAGGCTGTGTTCGGCGTCGCGGTACGCGCGCTGCCGGCGCAGCTTCGCCATGAACGTCTCGACCAGCCAGACCGCGATCTCGTCGACCCGGTCGTCGTTGTTGCCGAAGCACGGGAACTCGCCGTCGACGACGTAGTCCACTGCCAGCCCGGTCGGGTCGCGCAGCACCTTGACCCGGGCGTGACGGATCGCCGACAGGCTGTCGGCGGCGACCGACAGTCCGGCGATCCCGCAGGCCAGGAAGCGGTGCACCGGGTAGTCGTGCAGCGCCATCTCCAACCGCTCGTACGCGTACTTGTCGTGCATGTGGTGGATGACGTTGAGCGCGGTGACGTAGGTCGCGGCCAGCCAGTCCAGTGTCCGGTCGAACGCCGCGACGACCTCGTCGTAGTCGAGGTACTCGCCGCCGACCGGCGGGGTCTTCGGCGCGACCTGCTCGCCGGTGACCTCGTCGCGACCGCCGTTGATGGCGTACAGCAGGGCCTTGGCCAGGTTGGCGCGGGCGCCGAAGAACTGCATGTCCCGCCCGACCCGCATCGCCGACACGCAGCAGGCGATCGCGGTGTCGTCGTCGTACCAGGAGCGCAGCGTGTCGTCGTTCTCGTACTGGATGGCGCTGGTGTCCAGCGACACCTGGGCGCAGAACTGTTTGAACCCGTCGGGCAGCGACGGCGACCAGAGCACGGTCAGGTTCGGTTCCGGGGCCGGCCCGAGGTTGTACAGGGTCTGCAGGTAACGGAACGTGGTGCGGGTGACCAGGGTGCGTCCGTCGGCGCCGGTGCCGCCCAGCGACTCGGTCACCCAGGTAGGGTCACCGGAGAAGAGCTGGTCGTACTCCGGGGTGCGCAGGAACCGGATGATCCGCAGCTTGATCACGAAGTCGTCGATCAGCTCCTGGGCGCCCAGCTCGGTCAGTTGGCCGGAGTCGATGTCGCGCTGCAGGTAGACGTCGAGGAAGGTGGCGGTCCGGCCGAGCGACATCGCCGCCCCGTTCTGCTCCTTGCAGGCGGCCAGGTACGCGAAGTACAGCCACTGGACGGCCTCCCGGGCATCGGCGGCGGGCCGGGCGACGTCGTAGCCGTAGGCGGCGGCCATCTCGGCCAGTTCGCCCAACGCCCGGATCTGCTCGGCCAGCTCCTCCCGGTCGCGGATCACCTCGTCGGTCGAGGGCACCAGGTCCAGCGCGGCGCGGTGGGCGCGGCGTTCGGCGACGAGCCGGTCCACTCCGTACAGCGCGACCCGCCGGTAGTCCCCGATGATCCGACCGCGCCCGTAGGCGTCGGGCAGCCCGGTGATGATGTGCGACCGGCGGGCCTGCAGCACGTCGGCGGGGTAGGCGTCGAAGACGGCGTCGTTGTGGGTCTTGCGGTACGCGGTGAAGACCCGGTGCACCTGCGGGTCGGCGTCGTAGCCGTACGCGGCCAGGGCGTTCTCTACCATCCGCAGACCGCCGTGCGGCATGATCGCCCGACGCAGCGGTGCGTCGGTCTGCAACCCGACGATCAGTTCCCGCTCCTTGTCGATGTAGCCGGGGGCGTGCGCGGTGATGGTGGACGGGGTCGCGGCGTCGACGTCGTAGATGCCCCGGTCGCGTTCCTCGACGAACATCTGGCTCAGCCGGTCCCAGATCGCCCGGGTCCGGTCGGTCGGGCCGGCGAGGAAGCCGGCGTCACCGGTGTACGGGGTGTAGTTGGCCTGGACGAAGGCGGCCACGTCGACCGTGTCCCGCCAGCGGTGGCCCGCGAAGCCGCGCCACGGGTCGCGGGCTCGCGGGTCGTGGATCTGTTCGGTGCCGTCGCGGAGCTGTTCGGCGAACATGTCAAGCCTCCATCATGGATGATCGCTCAGGCGGCCGCGCCCAGCGCGGTCGGTCGGGTCGGGGCGGTCGGTCGGGTCGGGAAGACCGGCCGGGCGGTGGTGGTCCGTGCCACGTCGGGGGTGCGGACCACCACGAGCTGTGCCGCGCTGCCCCGGACGGCGCGGGTGCCGTCGAGCCGACGGCGAAGGGCACCGGTCAACCGTCCCGGTGTGCCCGGGTTGCCGCCGACGACGAGCAGGTCGGCACCGGCGGCGGCATGTGCCAGGGCGGCGTCCGGTTCGGCGTAGATGATCTCCCGGACCACCAGCGGTGCGGTGTCGAGTCCGGCCAGTGCCGTGGCGACCGCGTCGCGCTGCATCCGGTGCAACCGGACCTGACCGGCCGGCAGGGTGCCGTCGGCCCTGGCCACCGCCCGGTCCACGTCCGGCCACGCGGTGACCACCAGTACGGTCGCGCCGCACCGTCCGGCCCGGCGTACCGCCCAGGCCAGTGCGGCCCGGGCGGCCGGGGACCGGTCCAGCCCGACGGTGATCCGGCGCGGGTCCATGGCGGCGCCGCCTCAGTGCGATCCCGCCAGGACAGCGGTCTCGCGGACCACCGCCACCGGACTGTGCGAGTGGTGCAGCAGTTGCTGGGACACCGAGCCGAGGAGCAGCCCGGTGAAGCCGCCCCGGCCCCGGGAACCGACGACCACGAGGCTGGCGGTGCGGGTGGCGTCGACCAGGACCCGCCCCGGGCTGTCGCCGACCGCCTCGACGGTGATCGCGAGCTCGGGGTGCTTGTCCCGCCACGGGGCCACCTCGTCGTCGAGCAGGGCACGCTCGGCGGCGACGATCTCCCGTGGGTCGAACGCCGGCGGCTGCCAGCGGGGCACCGGCGGGCTCCAGGCCCGCAGCACCCGTAGCCCGAGGCCCTGACCGGTCGCCTGGTCGACAGCGAAGCGCAGCGCGTGCAGGGACGCCTCGGATCCGTCCACCCCGACCACGACCGGGCCGTCCGGGTGGGGCTTCCCGCGTACGACCACGACGGGGCAGTGCGCGTGGGCGGAAACCGCCACGCTGGTCGATCCGAGCAGCAGGTCGGCGAAGCCGCCGTGCCCCCGGTTGCCGACGACCAGCAGGGCCGCGTCGCGGGACTTCTCGCGGAGCCGGATCGCGGCGGGTCCGTCGAGGACGACGGTGGAGACCTCGGCTCCCGGGTGGGCCTCGACGGCTTCGGCGGCCGCCACCTGCAGCATCGTCTCGGCGTCGCGGCGCGATGCCGCGTCCGGCCAGACCTCGGGAGCGGAGATGATCGGGGCTGTGCCGGGCGGCCATTCGAACGCGTACCCGAGCACGACCGGGGTCGCGGTCCGGACTCCCTCGGCGATGGCCCAGGCGAGAGCGGCATCGGCGCTGGCCGAGCCGTCGTAGCCGACCAGTATCGGGCGGTTCATCCTGATCGCCTCCCGTCAGCTGCTGGTGCCGGTCGCCGACGCGGTCAACACCGGCACGGGGATGACCACGACCGGGCAGGTGGCCTTGCGGACGCATTCCTCGCTGACCGAGCCGAGCACCGTGTGCTGCAGCCGGCTGTGGCCGTGGCTGCCCAGCACCAGCAGGTCGGCGGAGCGGGCCGCGAGGGTCAGCACCTCGGCGGCGCGGCCCTCGTGGACCTCGCCGACGACCGGCACCGCCGCGCCGTGGCGCGCGGCCAACGCGGCGAGTTCGCTGTCGAGCAGATCGTTGGCGCGCTGACGCTCCTCGATCGGGCTGACGGCGGTGCCGCCGTCCCAGCGCCAGGCGATGACGGCGCGCAACGCGCCGCCCCGGTTGGTTGCTTCCTTGGCTGCCCAGTCCAGTGCCCGGCGGCCTCCCTCGGAGCCGTCGACGCCGACGACGATCAGGTGACTGGCGCTCATCGTTCTCACTCCTTCAATCGCACCTGCCTACAGTCCACACCGGGTGCCGGGTGGGGGGCAGGTGCGAAAGGCCCGCCGTTGCGGGACTGGGGTCCCCCCGGCCGCTCGACATCGACCGGCCGTTGTGCCGGTGTGGCCGCCCGGTGGGCAGTGGTCGGGTGCGGCGATGGCACCGGGTCTGCGGCGGTGGGTGCCGGGTCCCCGGCCGGCCGATCGGTGGCCGGCGATCCGGTGGCCGGCCGATCGGCGGCCGGGTCCCCGGCTGTCGGCGATCCGGCGGATCCGGCGGTCGGTGATCCGGCGGTGAACAGGGCGAGCAGTTCACCGACCAGGTGGTCGCGTTCGGCCGGGTGCCGGAACGGCACCTGCGGATTCACCGTGTACTCGTTGCGTCGCCCCACCCGGTGCCGGGTCAGATAGCCGGCGGCCTCCAGATCGGTCACGATCGTGTGCGCGGCGCGTTCGGTGATCCCGACCCGGGCCGCCACGTCCCGCAGCCGGGCCTGCGGGTCGCGGGCGATGGCGAGCAGGACGTGGCCGTGGTTGCTGAGCAGGGTCCAGGCCGGAAGGCGCCACGTGTCGGGGGTTGTCACAGCGTAATCATATGAGTACCAATACGTGAACATCGTCCACATCGACGATGCTGCCCGACGGCCCCGCCATCGGCCTACCCGGACAGCCGCCGCGCCCGTAGCATCCGCGCCCACCAGGGACGATGCCCGTCCGCCACGACCCGGGGCCCGGCACCGGGCAGTCCTTTGAGGCTCACCCAGCCGCCCGGACCCATCGTGATGCTACGCACCGTCGGCGGGCGGCGGCGGCTGGCGGCCACCGCCGCCACACCCGCGCTCACCGCGGTGAGCACCGTGGCGGCGAGCACCGTGGCGGCGATCCGGTCGGCGGCCACCACCGGCCGGTAGCGGACCCGGCCGGCGGTCACCACGAACACGCCGAGCGGCCGCCCGCCCCGGCTCAC from Solwaraspora sp. WMMD791 includes:
- a CDS encoding nitroreductase family protein gives rise to the protein MNTGWGWNGRPGPLMAACLEAAGAAPSVHNSQPWRFRPHPDGVDVLADRQRQVDLIDPDGRELTISVGAAVFNLRVAMLAHGRTPVLRLLPEPGQPDLLARIAVGAPVDADETVRLLARAVAHRRTNRRPFTDLPVPPEVLDELVAAARTEHGRLAVVDPLAGPSVVALIGTAEDRRRADPAYWVELERWTRERPGRLDGVPPQAFGPWPVPRTVPVRDFGLVWPARRRRVAAFEDSPVLAVLYTTADGPRDWLRAGQALQRVLLTATVRGLSTTLMTQPLEYPELRDLLDGGADGRRAQAIIRIGYGPLSPPVPRRPLAELLDSASSWPVGVAGATSVG
- a CDS encoding cyclic nucleotide-binding domain-containing protein; translated protein: MIRTIDLLDDHPFLAGLPRPWLERLSYQARPGVRHPGQRIFQQGRAADRFWLLRSGEVTLDFPVPGRGDIAIETITAGSVLGWSWLFAPYRWEFGAVAVARTLTIEFDAAGTRRLIAEDDALGRELTTRFMRVVVDRLHAARTRLIELYQPAPPSVGEVTGG
- a CDS encoding FAD-dependent oxidoreductase; the protein is MSNEYATRHLPVVVIGAGPVGLAAAAHLAGHRVPSVVLEAGDTAGAAIRNWQHVRLFSRWRDNIDPVAGRLLDTAGWPAPDPLRYPTGAELIDDYLLPLADLPVLADRIRYGARVTGIARLGIDRLAGADRLPGTDRADTPFVVRLDDGTEQLARAVIDASGTWHTPNHLGGEGLPALGESAAAAYLDFALPDVLGTDRPAHAGRHTVVVGAGHSAANTLLDLIDLAGAAPGTRITWAVRRVDADPVFAADDADALPARGAIGTGLRRLVDTGRVTLAAGFVTHRVERCTAAGPVRLVSRDGRSIVADRVVVATGFRADHRLAAELRLDLDPVLGTSRGLAALLDPDRPRGGPAPAHGVAELRHPERGYFVVGVKSYGRSTGFLMATGYRQVRQVTAALASGPAGDRRGTSHPLRWPPVWPRRTAATTGRAGRSVADLSRR
- the pflA gene encoding pyruvate formate-lyase-activating protein, with amino-acid sequence MTTTGAVHSYDVSIGVDGPGTRFVAFLAGCPLRCQFCHSPDTWFRRSGTPTTDDALVTQVLRYQRFISVAGGGVTLSGGEPLMQPDFVRAVLRRCHDAGLHTALDTSGFLGARADDALLDVTDLVLLDIKSSDPQTYRRVTRTGRVDPTLRFARRLADRGTPIWIRFVLVPGLTDAEENVAGVAEVAASLASVQRVEVLPFHRLGAHKYTELGLDFPLADTPPPDDALLQRVRRQFRDRGLTVY
- the pflB gene encoding formate C-acetyltransferase → MFAEQLRDGTEQIHDPRARDPWRGFAGHRWRDTVDVAAFVQANYTPYTGDAGFLAGPTDRTRAIWDRLSQMFVEERDRGIYDVDAATPSTITAHAPGYIDKERELIVGLQTDAPLRRAIMPHGGLRMVENALAAYGYDADPQVHRVFTAYRKTHNDAVFDAYPADVLQARRSHIITGLPDAYGRGRIIGDYRRVALYGVDRLVAERRAHRAALDLVPSTDEVIRDREELAEQIRALGELAEMAAAYGYDVARPAADAREAVQWLYFAYLAACKEQNGAAMSLGRTATFLDVYLQRDIDSGQLTELGAQELIDDFVIKLRIIRFLRTPEYDQLFSGDPTWVTESLGGTGADGRTLVTRTTFRYLQTLYNLGPAPEPNLTVLWSPSLPDGFKQFCAQVSLDTSAIQYENDDTLRSWYDDDTAIACCVSAMRVGRDMQFFGARANLAKALLYAINGGRDEVTGEQVAPKTPPVGGEYLDYDEVVAAFDRTLDWLAATYVTALNVIHHMHDKYAYERLEMALHDYPVHRFLACGIAGLSVAADSLSAIRHARVKVLRDPTGLAVDYVVDGEFPCFGNNDDRVDEIAVWLVETFMAKLRRQRAYRDAEHSLSVLTITSNVVYGKHTGHTPDGRRAGEPFAPGANPMNGRDRHGLVAAAMSVAKLPYDCARDGISLTTTVTPAGLGRTPAERVANLVGVLDGYTDGGGFHLNVNVLDRATLEDAMAHPQRYPQLTIRVSGYAVNFVRLTTEQQRDVISRTFHGEL
- a CDS encoding universal stress protein, whose protein sequence is MDPRRITVGLDRSPAARAALAWAVRRAGRCGATVLVVTAWPDVDRAVARADGTLPAGQVRLHRMQRDAVATALAGLDTAPLVVREIIYAEPDAALAHAAAGADLLVVGGNPGTPGRLTGALRRRLDGTRAVRGSAAQLVVVRTPDVARTTTARPVFPTRPTAPTRPTALGAAA
- a CDS encoding universal stress protein; this encodes MNRPILVGYDGSASADAALAWAIAEGVRTATPVVLGYAFEWPPGTAPIISAPEVWPDAASRRDAETMLQVAAAEAVEAHPGAEVSTVVLDGPAAIRLREKSRDAALLVVGNRGHGGFADLLLGSTSVAVSAHAHCPVVVVRGKPHPDGPVVVGVDGSEASLHALRFAVDQATGQGLGLRVLRAWSPPVPRWQPPAFDPREIVAAERALLDDEVAPWRDKHPELAITVEAVGDSPGRVLVDATRTASLVVVGSRGRGGFTGLLLGSVSQQLLHHSHSPVAVVRETAVLAGSH
- a CDS encoding universal stress protein encodes the protein MSASHLIVVGVDGSEGGRRALDWAAKEATNRGGALRAVIAWRWDGGTAVSPIEERQRANDLLDSELAALAARHGAAVPVVGEVHEGRAAEVLTLAARSADLLVLGSHGHSRLQHTVLGSVSEECVRKATCPVVVIPVPVLTASATGTSS